The following nucleotide sequence is from Salvia splendens isolate huo1 chromosome 2, SspV2, whole genome shotgun sequence.
tatgtggcaattggttttaaaacttgtgtgaaaaatactcaattcgttgagttgaaggctattttgttttacatggttgaaaaatggttaaaatatttttcacgtattccaaatgtgtttttgattgcaaaatgcttggatccaaagtggaagttgcatggtgtttataaaattttagacatgtactatggttgtttgcacgctttggatttttctcaactccgcgaaatgggcttgacaagaggagaatgcttcgaactaagtattccggatgttgatgaaatcaaacataggttagatagtgcacttcgttctctctacgcggaatatgaaatgcggtataacaccgctcaccaggtacgtgctcctcctagtccttctacatttgattttggtggaggggatttttccaatgtcatgatcgatcccgacgtagtatcacaattgcaagatctatacggtactacaaccaataggactagagcgactagtgaattagatatatatttggaatcgcgctctatttttcaagatgcaggtcctcctactcaacaaattgacgtccttaattggtggggaacacatgacaaagagtttccgatactctccatcatggctaaggagatattcgccgttcccgcttccaccgtcgccgttgaacaagcttttagtgtcggcggttgtgtcctagacgacaaaaggagcaatctctccgccaagaacatggaagccactatgttacttgacgattgggcaaaggcggacatgagagcacaagagccggatttcgacttccgtgtagagagtgatggtgaagaattttcttccgatggcgatgacgaggtcagaagcgatagcactcaacattagcaatgagtcgacgggggcggtgaacggcgagcactgccgaccaaaaaggtaagcaaggtaagagaactacgtgggctttgattcctcaataaaattgtggatacgtaggcacctcaacttaaatttgaaaagtttaacttcgaaagtttaagttgagctcaagcccttttcaatttttttttttccccctatttcatagatcattcaggatgcggctatgttgtacttgaagatcattaaaatatattccccatttgataaatatcaaatgcggaatatattttaatgatcttcaagtacaacttagccgcatcctgaatgatctatgaaatcttaccttggaatcaacctttttttcttgcaaaatgttgcccattttctaagcaaacacatatcagcacgctatatacacattgctgcattgattgctttggaagatcaaattgcccctattagaaatgtagcaatgtgtatatagcgtgttgatatgtgtttgcttagaaaatgggcaacattttgcaagaaaaaagggttgatcccaaggtaagagaactacgtgggctttgattcctcaataaaattgtggatacgtaggcaactcaacttaaatttgaaaagtttaactttgaaagtttaagttgatctcaagcccttttcaatttttcctttttcccccccatttcatttttttttaaatttaccttccgagtccgacgaggcgacgagccgacgcccgacgacacttgtaaattatattacattgttgtatgttgttgtattgtatacttatgtattgtaaattgtaatgtatcgttgtccgttacaactcaaaatcaataaaatttatttcattttctccttattcgtcttatttgtgcttgaattatgcattgtcttgttccgatttgttgtataaagccaaatttcaaatttaaaaaaaaaaaaaaaaaaaaaaaaattgaaccggcgaaaccgccggttcaaaaaccggaaccgccaaaaccgccggaaaaccggcggttccgaaccggaaccggaaccgcccggttttcgaaccggaaccggaaccgtgaaatagcctcacggtccggttccggttccgcttccgccaaaaccggaaccggcggttccgaaccggaaccgccggttttcgaaccgtgggcatctctagtTATGTACGTTAGGAGGATTTCAGAGGATAATACGGCAATCCTAGAGCACTAACCGTAATGTAATTTGTCTTACAGAAAGATGGGGTTTTCTCAACTAGACTTAtagttcaatttattttataatttttattgtaatttccatttcatttattattgttttttccCTTTTGATTgcaatagttagagtaccgcatGTATATATGGTTTGAGAATTTACCCCATTATTTCTTACATTTCTTAGAGGGAAGAACCGTAACATTCTTGACTCGAGACATgcataatactctctccgttccataaaaatatgtgcaccttccattttcgtccgtcccacaaaagttatatcaatttaataatgtaggttccaatatccactaacattactttaactaccattctcctcctctttcttattttaccataccattcttctccttctctcttactttatcaattttgtcttaattcccgtgGCATACCCAtagcccatatttttatgggacggagggagtatttattttcatctttacacaatttattatttttgtatatttatattgtCACTGTTTctataattatattaagtggtgtaaaaaaaatatttgatcaCTTATGATGAATTAATGTCCTAAACCAATTAATGTAATGTTATTTTTGTGTAGTTtatcatttcaatttttttatggtCATAATTTTGATGTATTGAATATTATGAGTcattgatttattattttgcTAAAATTGTGATTTACATTTTTTGTAGAGAGACGTGAATGATtgttttaaacatatttttcaaaagtgtcaACACTTGATACTCTCTTCTCCGTTGTCAAAATAACTGTGTTTGTCTTGGTTCCATtttaaatagtaaaatattGAATTGttatttatagtatattttttattttcaatcttatataattatactattttttattttaattaattaattaattaataatttcaaaTCGTATGTTGAAAAAATATTCCGTCGTGCATCGCAAGTGGGTTAACACTACTTGTAATAACGGCCAACTTCCTGAGAAAAATGTTATTCGATCACCAATCACTTAACAAGAGGTTTAGACCAACGTAatatattcaaattaattttgatgTAGTTATTCACAGTCAATCTCTATGATCAAATATTTTGCAGTAGTAGATTTCATAATAACACATATAACACCTCCCATTTATGCACATCTCGAACAACCCTATACAGAAACAAATCAAACCACAGAAATAAACCAAACTAAACTCTATACTTATGAAATCTCCACGCAGACAAAGAACATAGAGCAGTCCCTTTCCAATGAACAATAAGGCTCTTCCCATTCAACTCAAGTGTGCACGAATCGCCACAATCGAACATTTTAAGGCTCAATCTCGCGTGATCAAGTGCCAACGAGCTCAACTCCTTCTCCATCATCCCTAACTTAGTAAAAAAGGCCCTCCAAACATCAATCCCCACAATCCTAGACCTCCTCTCCTCCCCCTCAGCTCCCACGGTTGTTCTCAACGAGGGACCAAACAGATTGGACTCCACAAACTCTCTCTCCACAGCAACGTTCTTCAAACAGTCCTCCACACAATCAAAGTAGGCGCCATAGTAGAAAAGGGCCTCAACGAACCGGTTCACAAACaccggtgagttcacattcCCCTCGGGTTCACACACTATCATCACACATGGATTTACATTCTTGATGAGTCTCATGAGAGATTCCAGCTGGTTTGGCCTCACAATCATGAACTTCAACGCGTTTGATGCATACACCACTGTTTTCTCGTCAGAATCACGCCTTTTTTGGAGATTTAACATGTCATCAAGCTTGATCAAGTGGAAGGAGAAGCTCAAGTTCAAGGAGTTAGCCAGAGTTCTGAGATTAACACCTGCATCCTCCGCGAGCATGAGGCCAGAGCTCAGCACCACAGCGGTTATCTTGTAATGCTTCAAAGGGGATTCATTTTTAGATGCTAGAGCTTGCATCAGGATCACGTGGTGGAGCCCACAACGCATGTCAAGATCAATGATGTGGACTTTTTTGGAAGAGGAGACATGACCAATGAGCTCTTGAACCCCAGCAAATTGAGCTACTTGAACTGGAGGCACTTTCTGGTGAAACGCGGCTAATCCTGACGCTGAGGCCATGGGATTCATTTCCCTGGTCTTGATTTCTTCGTTGAATCGTCCTGTTTCTCGAGCAATCTTGTCAAGGAGAGCCTCGGAGAAATAGTAAACAAGTCGCCTTATCACATTTGATTGGCTAAAATTAAAGTTATGGCAGAGTGAAAGAAGCTTCCCTGCTGCAACATATTGCTGATTGCTCACTTTCTCAGCAGAGGAGAGAAGATCCTGCAGCAGTTGGAGGTTTGCAACGTGCTCTGAGGTGATGCCTACGAAGGCACTGGCATAGGGGTGGCTGAGGGCAGAGAGCTCATCTCTGGTATTTGTGTTGGATTTGATGAAG
It contains:
- the LOC121792052 gene encoding DELLA protein RGL1-like translates to MHMAFSSHGLAANLEARCWNKLGMTETLFQDTDNEEQQNESVALRKKTAMSTGDQFCTFQAYKASPDYEEVTFLSNGGVLNDLPLDIVSPPKSQQNEGKSYDFFPSASLEILRNNYTSKMSKPGGKSLHCLGAQNSPSPSPLSTNDIIELAAINFIKSNTNTRDELSALSHPYASAFVGITSEHVANLQLLQDLLSSAEKVSNQQYVAAGKLLSLCHNFNFSQSNVIRRLVYYFSEALLDKIARETGRFNEEIKTREMNPMASASGLAAFHQKVPPVQVAQFAGVQELIGHVSSSKKVHIIDLDMRCGLHHVILMQALASKNESPLKHYKITAVVLSSGLMLAEDAGVNLRTLANSLNLSFSFHLIKLDDMLNLQKRRDSDEKTVVYASNALKFMIVRPNQLESLMRLIKNVNPCVMIVCEPEGNVNSPVFVNRFVEALFYYGAYFDCVEDCLKNVAVEREFVESNLFGPSLRTTVGAEGEERRSRIVGIDVWRAFFTKLGMMEKELSSLALDHARLSLKMFDCGDSCTLELNGKSLIVHWKGTALCSLSAWRFHKYRV